From a single Calothrix sp. NIES-2098 genomic region:
- a CDS encoding MAPEG family protein — MISLIPETARDRSIDETKDYTLLVREDYDMLPWTSLITALTLLLYFVVTINVGRARAKYKVPPPQMTGDPDFERVLRVQQNTLEQMIFFLPALWLFSFYVNPLWGAVIGAIWLVGRVAYAWGYYQAAEKRRIGFGISSLSGIALLLGSLVGIILSLVNYNFS, encoded by the coding sequence GTGATTTCACTAATTCCCGAAACAGCACGCGATCGCTCAATTGATGAAACCAAAGATTATACTTTGTTGGTACGCGAGGATTATGATATGTTGCCCTGGACTAGTCTCATAACTGCTTTAACGCTGCTGCTGTACTTTGTCGTTACCATTAATGTTGGTCGAGCCAGAGCCAAATATAAAGTACCACCTCCCCAAATGACAGGCGATCCTGACTTTGAGCGAGTGCTACGCGTTCAGCAAAATACCCTAGAGCAAATGATTTTCTTCCTACCTGCTTTATGGTTATTTTCTTTTTATGTCAATCCGTTGTGGGGGGCGGTTATCGGTGCTATCTGGCTTGTGGGTCGAGTCGCCTATGCTTGGGGATACTATCAAGCGGCAGAAAAGCGGAGAATTGGCTTTGGTATTAGTTCTCTTAGCGGTATAGCGCTACTTTTAGGTTCGCTCGTGGGTATCATCTTATCTTTAGTTAATTACAATTTCTCATAA
- a CDS encoding hemolysin-type calcium-binding region has translation MFLDQPVAITQPVNFANGARLKAEYSDNADKSAPKLIPTDANASTKIAQSTTGKTYYVSGSGSDSNNGLSTSQAFRTLGRVGGLVKAGDTVYLMNGTYERNSSDTQIVVLYEKQGTASAPITFKAYPGHNPLIKSKNAYAINIVRSSYIIIEGLTLEGNNNNITKEYALQQRYNSNNPLTKGTGIGINEKSHHITIRNNKISNFGGHGIHSYRSDYVTIEKNIVARNAWYSPDGTSGISTQYNWNSDGVTDRYKMVIRDNIIYDNKNFVPWSSAGKITEGHGIIIDDCLNTQSASFHQRYNGRTLITNNIIYRNGGAGVNVYSSPNVDIVNNTTYQNGQVAETQGLGEIATSSGSDRVKIFNNILYAKTGGVVNSLSRSTNIQYNNNLIYNSSKFNAPGTNNILGKNPLFSDPDRGNFTLRSGSSAIDAGASSFSGINAPSVDQLGFKRPVDGNADGRAVVDIGALEALSKAASAR, from the coding sequence ATGTTTTTAGATCAACCGGTTGCAATAACCCAACCTGTTAACTTTGCCAATGGTGCTCGGTTAAAAGCTGAATACTCTGATAATGCAGACAAGTCTGCACCAAAACTGATACCTACAGATGCTAATGCCAGTACAAAAATAGCTCAGAGTACGACTGGTAAAACTTACTATGTCTCTGGAAGTGGCAGCGATAGCAACAACGGCTTATCCACAAGTCAAGCATTTCGGACGTTAGGCAGAGTAGGGGGTTTGGTAAAAGCAGGTGATACAGTTTATCTCATGAACGGTACTTACGAAAGGAACAGTTCTGATACACAGATCGTGGTCTTATATGAAAAACAAGGTACTGCTAGTGCTCCGATTACTTTCAAAGCCTATCCTGGGCATAATCCCCTGATCAAATCAAAAAATGCCTACGCTATTAACATTGTTAGATCCTCTTATATTATTATTGAGGGTTTGACCCTAGAGGGAAACAACAACAACATCACTAAAGAGTACGCACTCCAACAAAGATATAACTCGAACAATCCATTAACCAAAGGTACGGGAATTGGCATTAATGAGAAATCTCACCATATAACTATTCGCAACAACAAAATTTCTAATTTTGGCGGGCACGGGATTCATTCTTACAGGTCTGACTACGTGACCATTGAGAAAAATATTGTTGCGAGAAATGCTTGGTACAGTCCGGACGGAACCAGTGGTATTAGCACCCAATATAACTGGAATTCTGATGGTGTCACCGATAGATATAAGATGGTGATCCGGGACAACATTATTTACGACAACAAAAATTTTGTTCCCTGGAGCTCGGCTGGCAAAATTACTGAAGGGCATGGCATCATAATTGATGATTGTTTGAATACCCAGTCAGCCTCTTTTCATCAAAGGTATAACGGGAGAACGCTAATTACAAACAACATCATCTATAGAAATGGTGGTGCTGGTGTTAATGTCTATAGTAGCCCCAACGTTGATATCGTCAATAACACGACATATCAGAATGGACAAGTCGCAGAGACTCAAGGCTTGGGAGAAATTGCTACCTCTAGTGGTTCCGATCGCGTGAAAATCTTCAACAACATTCTCTACGCTAAAACTGGTGGTGTAGTTAATAGCCTGTCTAGATCAACGAACATCCAGTACAACAATAATTTAATCTACAACTCATCCAAATTCAACGCCCCAGGAACCAACAATATTCTTGGAAAAAACCCCCTATTTAGCGATCCTGATAGAGGGAATTTCACCCTCAGATCTGGGAGTTCGGCAATTGATGCTGGAGCTAGCAGTTTTAGTGGAATTAACGCACCCAGTGTCGATCAGCTAGGCTTTAAGCGTCCCGTAGATGGGAATGCTGACGGGCGTGCAGTTGTGGACATAGGTGCGTTGGAAGCTCTTTCAAAGGCCGCATCGGCAAGGTAA
- a CDS encoding cold-shock DNA-binding protein family, with product MRIPLQITFHNIPPSEAVEDKIRALAAKLDRFYNRITSCRVIVDVPHRHQRNGKLYQVRIDMTVPNGEIVVKRDPPERHSHEDIYVAIRDAFDIAKRKLQDHSSMLRQ from the coding sequence ATGAGAATCCCGCTACAAATCACCTTTCATAACATCCCGCCATCAGAAGCTGTAGAAGACAAAATTCGCGCCTTAGCAGCTAAATTAGACCGCTTCTATAACCGAATTACTAGCTGTCGAGTTATCGTTGACGTGCCACATCGGCATCAACGTAACGGTAAGCTTTATCAGGTACGAATTGACATGACTGTGCCAAATGGGGAAATAGTTGTAAAACGCGATCCACCCGAACGTCATAGTCACGAGGATATTTATGTAGCGATTCGTGATGCTTTTGATATAGCCAAACGCAAACTGCAAGACCATAGTAGTATGTTGCGTCAGTAA
- a CDS encoding phosphoribosyltransferase, with product MSTRKFHTRAEAGKMLARELTAYADCKDLVVLGLPRGGVPVAYEVAKLLGATLDICLVRKLGVPGHKELAMGAITSGGIRVLNYDVVSSLGIANQTIEQVTAEESQELQRRDRAYRGDRPPLNVKNRTVIVVDDGIATGSTMRAAITMLKQQQPKRIVVAVPIAPPETCEELSNFVDEVVCLKMPERMYAVGIWYEDFSQTTDEEVRYLLTQQSTVSTHN from the coding sequence ATGTCTACTAGAAAATTTCATACCCGTGCTGAAGCTGGTAAGATGTTAGCCAGAGAATTAACCGCCTATGCTGACTGCAAAGATCTGGTGGTTTTAGGTTTGCCTCGTGGTGGTGTACCTGTAGCGTATGAAGTGGCAAAGTTACTAGGTGCAACCTTAGATATCTGTTTAGTGAGAAAATTAGGCGTACCCGGTCATAAAGAGTTGGCAATGGGTGCAATTACGTCGGGTGGTATTCGCGTATTAAATTACGATGTTGTCAGTTCATTAGGGATCGCCAATCAAACGATTGAGCAAGTAACGGCTGAAGAATCGCAGGAATTACAACGTCGCGATCGCGCTTATCGTGGCGATCGCCCTCCCTTAAATGTTAAAAATCGCACTGTGATTGTAGTAGATGACGGTATTGCTACTGGCTCAACTATGCGTGCTGCCATTACTATGTTGAAACAGCAACAGCCAAAGCGTATTGTTGTTGCAGTTCCTATCGCACCACCAGAAACTTGTGAGGAACTCAGTAACTTCGTAGACGAGGTAGTGTGTCTAAAAATGCCAGAGCGAATGTATGCAGTAGGCATTTGGTATGAAGACTTTTCGCAAACTACCGATGAAGAAGTGCGCTATCTACTTACTCAACAGTCAACTGTTAGCACTCACAATTGA